In a genomic window of Bradyrhizobium ontarionense:
- a CDS encoding M23 family metallopeptidase: MNQRTPRGGYGREVGMIDLGHEPPLSVDGSEAAVIDRRRVSVQWFSGTILTGLCGAALIGGAVFASLDGELTFARMPERVESALRGAFGANDRVATLRKSDRLPPPSEATAARNVVRVSTVTRAGSRELIRVRPYVRISGNLSMTTSDLSAKIPAFNAQRLLSDTDNDKAGPGEDPNNPEAVEPDAEVSFVTKDLATVLPKAKIAASVALDEIVMRVRDAANWRGNNGGVRYASLANAAADAAGAQGDLKLSYANDGSSPDPYAGFETRVVPENVTLLPKTKDQITGGNPLGERVHLVKKGDTVASILRDQGATPDEARAIAAQLGPRGRDGGLKEGEKLRILMGPSSPAPGARLQPFRVIVANDTMIEAVAALSDLGKYVAVDAQSMNTVTETADNTNDEEDDGSGVRLYQSIYETAMRNKVPTPVIEDMIRIYSYDVDFQRKVQPGDSFDVFYAGDDDEKPGTNDKSEVLFASLTVGGETKKYYRFLTPDDSVVDYYDETGKSAKKFLVRKPVSNAIMRSGFGGRRHPILGFVKMHTGVDWATAYGTPIFASGNGVLEKVGPEGGYGKYIRIKHNNGYETAYGHMSAFAKGMEPGKRVRQGQVIGFVGSTGQSTGPHVHYEILVNGRFVDPLRVKLPRGRSLEGQIMASFEKERDRVDQMMVGRGNGAPRVSDAGPIQVQSANR; this comes from the coding sequence TTGAACCAACGGACGCCACGCGGGGGTTATGGACGCGAGGTCGGCATGATCGATCTCGGTCATGAGCCACCGCTGTCCGTCGACGGCTCCGAAGCCGCGGTGATCGATCGCCGCCGCGTCTCCGTCCAATGGTTCTCTGGAACGATCCTGACCGGCTTGTGCGGCGCGGCCCTGATCGGCGGCGCCGTTTTCGCTTCACTCGACGGCGAGCTGACGTTTGCGCGCATGCCCGAGCGGGTGGAAAGCGCGCTGCGCGGCGCATTCGGTGCCAATGACCGGGTGGCCACCTTGCGCAAGAGCGATCGGCTGCCGCCGCCCAGCGAAGCCACCGCCGCCCGCAACGTCGTTCGCGTCTCGACCGTGACCCGCGCCGGATCGCGCGAGCTGATCCGGGTTCGCCCCTATGTGCGGATCTCGGGCAACCTTTCGATGACCACGAGCGACCTCTCCGCCAAGATTCCGGCGTTCAATGCCCAGCGGCTGCTCAGCGACACCGACAATGACAAGGCGGGACCGGGAGAGGATCCGAACAATCCCGAGGCCGTCGAGCCCGACGCCGAAGTCTCCTTCGTGACCAAGGACCTCGCGACCGTGCTGCCCAAGGCCAAGATCGCAGCCTCGGTGGCGCTGGACGAAATCGTGATGCGGGTCCGGGATGCAGCCAACTGGCGTGGCAACAATGGCGGCGTCCGCTACGCCTCGCTCGCCAATGCCGCGGCCGACGCGGCCGGCGCCCAGGGCGACCTCAAGCTCTCCTACGCCAATGACGGCAGCTCACCCGATCCCTACGCCGGTTTCGAAACCCGTGTGGTGCCTGAGAACGTGACCCTGCTGCCCAAGACCAAGGACCAGATCACCGGGGGCAACCCGCTCGGTGAACGCGTCCATCTGGTCAAGAAGGGCGACACCGTCGCCTCGATCCTGCGCGACCAGGGCGCCACGCCCGACGAGGCCAGGGCGATCGCAGCCCAGCTCGGCCCCCGCGGCCGCGACGGCGGTCTCAAGGAAGGCGAGAAGCTGCGCATCCTGATGGGGCCCTCCAGCCCTGCCCCCGGCGCCCGGCTGCAGCCGTTCCGGGTCATCGTCGCCAACGACACCATGATCGAAGCGGTCGCCGCACTGTCGGACCTTGGAAAATACGTCGCGGTCGACGCCCAGAGCATGAACACGGTGACCGAGACGGCCGACAACACCAATGACGAAGAGGACGACGGCAGCGGCGTTCGCCTCTATCAGAGCATCTACGAGACGGCGATGCGCAACAAGGTGCCGACGCCCGTCATCGAGGACATGATCCGGATCTACTCCTACGACGTCGACTTCCAGCGCAAGGTGCAGCCCGGCGATTCCTTCGACGTGTTCTATGCCGGCGACGACGATGAAAAGCCCGGCACCAACGACAAGAGCGAGGTGCTGTTCGCCTCACTCACGGTCGGCGGCGAGACCAAGAAATACTATCGCTTCCTGACCCCGGACGACAGCGTCGTCGACTATTATGACGAGACCGGCAAGAGCGCGAAGAAGTTCCTGGTCCGCAAGCCGGTCAGCAACGCGATCATGCGCTCCGGCTTCGGCGGCCGCCGCCATCCGATCCTCGGCTTTGTGAAGATGCACACCGGCGTCGACTGGGCCACCGCCTATGGCACCCCGATCTTTGCCTCCGGCAATGGCGTGTTGGAGAAGGTCGGCCCGGAAGGCGGCTACGGCAAATATATCCGCATCAAGCACAACAATGGCTACGAGACCGCCTACGGCCACATGTCGGCGTTCGCCAAGGGCATGGAGCCCGGCAAGCGGGTTCGCCAGGGCCAGGTGATCGGCTTCGTCGGCTCGACCGGCCAGTCCACCGGACCGCACGTGCACTACGAAATCCTGGTCAACGGCCGCTTCGTCGATCCCCTGCGCGTGAAGCTGCCGCGCGGCCGCTCGCTCGAAGGCCAGATCATGGCCAGCTTCGAGAAGGAGCGCGATCGCGTCGATCAGATGATGGTCGGCCGCGGCAACGGCGCCCCCCGCGTGTCGGACGCCGGACCGATCCAGGTCCAGTCCGCAAATCGCTGA